A genomic stretch from Methanomassiliicoccales archaeon includes:
- a CDS encoding DUF99 family protein: MKDQVRVIGIDDSPFRFDSERVIIVGVIVRVPSYLEGVIRSECDIDGTDANEAIEKMIMGSRFKEQIKLILVDGIALGGFNVIDISRIYETTGIPCATITREAPNLEKIRKALSKHFSDWEKRFEIITRFIPKPISTSQKPVYVAVCGMEFDVASRIIRLCTIRGSLPEPIRIAHMIASAIVRGESKGRA; encoded by the coding sequence GTGAAGGATCAAGTGCGAGTTATAGGAATCGACGATTCGCCTTTTAGATTCGATAGCGAACGGGTTATTATCGTTGGCGTGATTGTGCGTGTTCCTTCCTATCTCGAAGGGGTCATTCGGAGTGAATGCGATATCGATGGGACCGATGCAAATGAGGCGATTGAGAAAATGATCATGGGCTCGCGGTTCAAGGAGCAGATTAAGCTGATTCTTGTCGATGGGATTGCCCTTGGAGGCTTCAATGTGATCGATATCTCACGAATTTACGAGACAACGGGCATACCTTGTGCGACGATTACCAGAGAAGCGCCAAATCTCGAGAAGATCAGGAAAGCGCTATCGAAGCATTTTTCGGACTGGGAAAAGCGATTTGAGATCATTACGCGCTTTATTCCGAAACCCATATCGACATCGCAGAAGCCTGTTTACGTTGCTGTTTGTGGTATGGAATTTGATGTCGCCTCGCGGATCATCCGCTTATGCACGATCCGCGGTAGTCTTCCCGAGCCCATACGGATTGCGCACATGATTGCAAGCGCCATCGTTCGCGGAGAATCAAAGGGTCGTGCCTAG
- a CDS encoding peptidyl-tRNA hydrolase, whose translation MGMEYKMVIAVRRDLKLTPGKMAAQVAHAAVNCAILSMKRKSEWFDEWYKEGQKKVVVKVENLNELFEIKVNAEAIGLITSLIVDAGLTELPPGTTTCLGIGPAPEEIVDKVTGHLGLM comes from the coding sequence ATGGGTATGGAGTACAAGATGGTCATTGCCGTGAGAAGGGATCTCAAACTGACGCCTGGCAAAATGGCGGCACAGGTCGCGCATGCAGCTGTTAATTGTGCAATATTATCGATGAAAAGAAAATCTGAATGGTTCGATGAATGGTACAAGGAGGGCCAGAAAAAGGTCGTTGTCAAGGTTGAGAATCTAAATGAATTATTTGAAATTAAAGTGAATGCGGAAGCCATTGGTCTAATTACTTCTCTAATTGTTGATGCTGGTCTAACGGAGCTTCCCCCTGGAACGACAACCTGTTTGGGTATCGGCCCTGCACCTGAGGAAATCGTTGACAAAGTGACAGGTCACCTAGGGTTGATGTAG
- the tgtA gene encoding tRNA guanosine(15) transglycosylase TgtA: protein MFEIVERDGLARICAFHTRRGTIETPCLLPVVNPNINTIPPRKLYEKFGIRAVITNSYIILKKKELKESAMSKGVHELLDFPGIIMTDSGTFQSHVYSKIDATNKEIVEFQRDIGSDIGMPLDVFTEPDWKKDRTAQAIMQTIARTKEASEIKGEMLLGGVVQGSLFPDLREQCAREMSALPVDIHPIGGVVPLMENYRFADLVDVIVASKKGLVPNRPVHLFGAGHPMVFALAILLGCDTFDSASYAKFARDGRFMFSSGTYRLEDMKKLVCDCPACRGHDIDSIREMNDEERTDLIARHNLYESIAEIERIKKAILEGTLWEFVEMRCRSHPALLDGLRRLANYKEFLEKYEPLSREGAFFYTGPESLDRPSVFRYERRFFERYAQPLTQILVGFEDSDKPYTAKYAKEIEEISAICDAHFIVMSPFGPVPIEFDEIYPIAQSVFPKIRDKVLIEKTHQLMERMSHIQKYGMCVIYDGEETKKLLESIAKGKSTFNIDIARVKAVADYQFGKGAADALFNGEITFIKSKNTGRIRNVMVDGKHILSMRASDGFFSLRIAGATKLHAGFPSPRLRVIVKRESAEFNRKGRNVFCKFVVDCDENIRPMDEVLVVDENDHLVACGRSLLTRDEMLSFKRGLAVLVREGTMQ, encoded by the coding sequence ATGTTTGAAATCGTTGAGAGGGACGGTCTAGCCCGGATATGCGCGTTTCATACCAGACGTGGTACTATTGAAACACCATGTTTATTGCCAGTCGTTAATCCCAATATTAATACGATACCACCGAGGAAGCTCTATGAAAAATTTGGAATTCGCGCTGTCATCACAAATTCTTACATTATCCTGAAGAAAAAAGAGCTGAAAGAAAGTGCGATGAGCAAGGGTGTGCATGAACTCTTGGATTTTCCTGGCATCATCATGACTGATTCCGGCACATTCCAATCACATGTCTATTCTAAGATAGATGCAACGAACAAAGAAATCGTCGAGTTTCAGCGAGATATAGGATCGGATATTGGGATGCCTTTGGATGTTTTTACAGAACCTGATTGGAAGAAAGATAGAACGGCTCAGGCTATTATGCAAACGATCGCACGCACGAAGGAGGCCTCAGAGATTAAAGGTGAAATGTTGCTCGGCGGAGTTGTTCAAGGTTCTTTATTTCCGGATCTCAGAGAACAATGCGCACGAGAGATGTCGGCATTACCCGTAGATATCCATCCGATTGGTGGGGTCGTGCCGCTGATGGAGAACTATCGATTCGCCGATCTGGTCGACGTGATCGTCGCTTCGAAAAAGGGGCTTGTGCCGAATCGGCCTGTGCACCTTTTTGGGGCGGGTCATCCGATGGTTTTCGCACTTGCCATATTATTAGGATGTGACACTTTCGATTCTGCATCTTATGCGAAATTTGCACGAGATGGTCGATTCATGTTTTCGAGCGGAACTTATCGACTCGAAGACATGAAGAAGCTTGTCTGCGATTGTCCCGCGTGTAGGGGACACGATATCGATTCGATAAGAGAAATGAATGATGAAGAACGCACAGATCTGATCGCCAGACATAATTTATATGAATCCATTGCAGAAATTGAGCGCATTAAGAAGGCGATTCTTGAAGGAACGCTTTGGGAGTTTGTGGAGATGCGTTGCCGCTCTCATCCAGCTCTTCTTGACGGATTAAGGAGACTGGCAAATTACAAGGAATTTCTTGAAAAATATGAGCCGTTGAGCAGGGAAGGCGCATTTTTTTATACGGGTCCAGAGAGTCTCGATCGCCCCTCAGTATTTCGGTATGAAAGGCGGTTTTTTGAAAGATACGCTCAACCGCTCACGCAGATACTTGTGGGATTCGAGGATTCCGACAAACCATACACAGCAAAATACGCAAAAGAAATTGAAGAGATCTCTGCAATTTGTGATGCTCATTTTATTGTGATGTCTCCGTTCGGCCCGGTACCGATTGAATTCGATGAGATATATCCGATCGCCCAATCAGTTTTTCCGAAAATTCGCGATAAGGTGTTGATCGAAAAAACACATCAACTCATGGAAAGAATGTCTCATATTCAGAAATATGGTATGTGTGTCATTTACGACGGAGAGGAAACAAAGAAACTCCTTGAGTCGATCGCGAAAGGAAAATCCACGTTCAACATTGATATTGCGAGGGTTAAAGCGGTAGCGGATTATCAATTTGGGAAAGGTGCCGCTGACGCGCTCTTCAATGGCGAAATAACGTTCATCAAATCAAAAAATACTGGAAGGATCAGAAATGTGATGGTCGATGGAAAACACATTCTTTCAATGAGAGCTTCTGACGGATTCTTCTCATTGAGAATTGCTGGGGCAACAAAGCTTCACGCTGGGTTCCCGTCGCCGCGCCTGAGAGTCATTGTTAAACGAGAGTCGGCTGAATTCAATCGGAAAGGACGAAACGTTTTCTGCAAATTTGTCGTTGATTGCGATGAAAACATCAGACCGATGGATGAGGTTCTTGTCGTTGATGAAAATGATCATCTTGTCGCATGTGGTCGATCGCTTTTGACAAGAGACGAGATGCTTTCATTCAAAAGGGGGTTAGCCGTTCTCGTCAGAGAGGGCACCATGCAATGA
- a CDS encoding nitroreductase family protein — MELLECIQKRVSVRSFSDEPVPEDILLESIRIGNLAPSAGNLQARDFIIVTNKDTKKKLMAAAYGQGFLAEAPVVIVCCANLQRIRSYGRRGIELYCLQDVAAAIENMLLYFVDKGYASCWVGAFDESAVSKILSIPSHARPVAMLPVGKQKGITHRTSRLNLESIVHREKW; from the coding sequence ATGGAACTTCTCGAATGCATACAAAAGAGGGTGAGTGTCAGGAGTTTTAGTGATGAACCAGTGCCAGAAGATATATTGTTAGAATCGATCAGAATCGGGAATCTAGCACCTTCGGCAGGAAATCTTCAGGCCCGCGATTTCATCATCGTTACCAATAAAGATACGAAAAAGAAACTCATGGCGGCTGCATATGGACAGGGATTTCTGGCCGAGGCGCCCGTCGTCATCGTGTGTTGCGCAAATCTTCAAAGAATCAGGAGTTACGGCAGGCGCGGAATCGAACTCTATTGTCTTCAGGATGTCGCCGCTGCCATTGAAAACATGCTTCTTTATTTTGTTGATAAGGGATATGCGAGTTGCTGGGTGGGAGCTTTCGATGAATCCGCCGTTTCGAAAATCTTGTCAATTCCATCTCACGCCAGACCTGTTGCAATGTTGCCAGTCGGCAAACAGAAAGGGATCACTCACAGGACATCAAGATTGAATCTTGAAAGCATCGTGCATAGAGAGAAATGGTAA
- a CDS encoding VOC family protein — MIKGVDHIAITVSDMGKSVEFYTKILGLEEVMRLKSKIPGIKEIAFLKSQNTMLELLAIEKPEKHAQEDLMKVGVKHLCFGVEDIAKEVERIKSLGIKMVEERHVLNAEHLETISSKLKNVDIRRGLERAVFADPDGILIEVAEWK; from the coding sequence TTGATCAAGGGAGTTGACCATATTGCGATCACAGTTTCAGACATGGGGAAATCTGTGGAATTCTACACAAAGATCCTCGGACTTGAAGAGGTTATGAGACTCAAATCGAAGATTCCTGGCATCAAGGAGATTGCTTTTCTCAAATCGCAAAACACAATGCTTGAGCTTCTTGCCATAGAAAAACCAGAAAAGCATGCACAGGAGGATTTGATGAAGGTGGGCGTGAAGCATCTCTGCTTCGGTGTCGAGGATATCGCAAAGGAGGTCGAGAGGATCAAGAGTTTGGGCATAAAAATGGTGGAAGAACGCCACGTATTGAATGCGGAACACCTAGAAACGATTTCTAGCAAGCTAAAGAATGTTGACATAAGAAGGGGGCTGGAAAGAGCGGTCTTTGCCGATCCTGATGGTATCCTAATAGAAGTCGCTGAGTGGAAGTAG
- a CDS encoding tRNA (N(6)-L-threonylcarbamoyladenosine(37)-C(2))-methylthiotransferase — translation MIDSIVKFFVETYGCTMNQGEGIELSERLRALGHQPVSSADEAELVILNTCTVIQSTQTKILKRLRELHRLDKNLIVSGCMAAVQPEIIRKVAPDVTILPPQEYDSFQEVIAENYGRISSQEIIHDRRTTAIIPISQGCLGSCTYCITRLARGTLKSYVPDRIVEKARRSIESGARELLLTAQDTASYGFDIGCTLSDLISSIVQIPGKFRIRIGMMNPESLQKIVNDLIDSWQSDKVYKFLHLPVQSGSERILKLMGRRYTVEQFRSQVQLFRNSFPDLTLSTDVITGFPGENEIDHKMTVQLIKEIRPNILNVTRFSPRPGTPAASASDQIPSWISKERSREFTKLRFQISKEIYKAKEGAIEEILITEKGKHDTRIGRTISYAPVVIKEVVEVGSFVKVKIIDSAPTHLIGEIIG, via the coding sequence ATGATTGATTCAATCGTGAAGTTCTTCGTTGAAACATACGGTTGCACGATGAACCAAGGCGAAGGAATCGAGCTTTCTGAAAGGCTGAGAGCGCTCGGTCATCAGCCTGTCAGTTCTGCAGATGAGGCAGAGCTCGTTATCCTGAATACATGTACTGTCATCCAGTCTACGCAAACGAAAATTCTGAAGCGCCTGAGAGAGTTGCATCGTTTGGATAAGAATCTCATTGTGTCTGGATGTATGGCTGCAGTTCAACCAGAAATCATAAGGAAGGTTGCGCCCGACGTCACGATTCTGCCACCACAGGAGTATGACTCGTTTCAAGAAGTTATCGCTGAAAACTACGGTCGAATTTCAAGCCAGGAAATCATTCATGATCGGAGGACAACCGCTATTATCCCGATATCTCAAGGCTGCCTGGGTTCGTGCACATACTGCATCACCAGACTTGCACGGGGGACATTAAAGAGTTATGTGCCCGATCGAATTGTCGAGAAGGCGAGGCGATCGATAGAAAGTGGGGCCAGAGAACTTCTTTTGACGGCGCAAGATACAGCGTCGTATGGTTTTGATATCGGCTGCACTTTGAGCGATTTGATTTCGTCTATCGTTCAAATTCCTGGTAAATTTAGGATCAGAATAGGAATGATGAATCCTGAGAGTCTTCAGAAAATCGTAAATGATCTGATTGACTCATGGCAAAGCGACAAGGTCTACAAGTTCCTTCATTTGCCGGTTCAGAGTGGCAGCGAGAGAATTCTCAAGCTCATGGGCCGCAGATACACTGTTGAGCAATTCAGATCGCAGGTGCAACTATTCAGAAATTCTTTTCCTGATCTCACTCTTTCGACAGATGTCATAACTGGTTTTCCTGGTGAAAATGAGATCGACCACAAAATGACAGTTCAATTGATAAAAGAGATCAGGCCAAATATTCTCAACGTTACACGGTTTTCACCTAGACCGGGAACTCCAGCTGCAAGTGCAAGCGATCAGATTCCTTCATGGATATCGAAAGAAAGATCAAGAGAATTTACAAAGCTAAGATTCCAGATTAGTAAGGAGATTTACAAAGCAAAAGAAGGCGCAATCGAAGAGATCTTGATCACAGAAAAGGGAAAGCATGATACACGGATCGGAAGAACGATTTCTTACGCACCGGTGGTAATCAAGGAAGTGGTGGAAGTCGGGAGTTTCGTCAAAGTTAAGATAATCGACTCGGCTCCAACGCATCTCATAGGCGAAATCATTGGTTAA
- a CDS encoding (Fe-S)-binding protein produces MSRPEFTSLERFYDKVAYQFIEKCTLCGDCVRCCPLISQTPLKDEIPKEIIKKIIDFLKDGTYSTEVFLKVFSCASCGKCSRSCPEGLDTLMAFEAIKLRLAKEGNIPEAVKYIKESLGIWRILSAIQIRPSERRWLNEVPYRPEKVENVVFLGCTLPAFPHTVFALLDVFERTGVEFIALGGGELCCGFPYGPATGQVQEAEKKARELVASVKAFSPKRVILTCAGCYRMFTELYPRFLDLDFEIQYYAQFLYERINNIRISRPLDKKVILHESCMSQRTRVNEWEMKLVRKIPHLEVTKGRNICCGGTPRLTFPQMAQKMADIFRETLTKEAMEARVDYLVNICQLCRMAIYPYMSEFSFFLKDLPTLINESMGGKEYQNKWESYWKCKNIDEIIEKSRENFEENGLTETEIRRVLPFIFTFYD; encoded by the coding sequence ATGTCTAGACCAGAGTTCACCTCTCTAGAAAGGTTCTATGATAAGGTTGCCTATCAGTTCATTGAAAAATGCACACTTTGTGGGGACTGTGTGAGATGCTGTCCATTAATTTCTCAGACCCCATTAAAGGATGAAATCCCTAAAGAAATTATCAAGAAGATTATAGATTTTCTGAAAGACGGAACCTATTCAACGGAAGTATTCCTCAAAGTGTTCAGTTGCGCAAGCTGTGGGAAGTGTTCAAGATCTTGTCCCGAAGGACTCGATACTTTAATGGCGTTTGAGGCAATAAAACTCAGACTGGCTAAAGAAGGAAATATACCTGAAGCAGTTAAATACATCAAAGAATCCCTTGGCATATGGAGGATTCTTTCAGCCATTCAAATAAGACCTTCTGAGAGAAGATGGTTGAATGAGGTGCCTTACCGCCCAGAAAAAGTGGAAAATGTGGTCTTTCTGGGGTGTACCCTTCCCGCCTTTCCTCACACCGTATTCGCTCTTTTGGATGTCTTTGAGAGGACAGGGGTCGAATTCATAGCGTTGGGGGGAGGAGAATTATGTTGCGGTTTCCCCTATGGTCCTGCCACTGGACAGGTTCAAGAAGCCGAAAAGAAGGCCAGGGAACTTGTCGCTAGTGTGAAGGCATTCTCTCCTAAGAGAGTCATACTTACCTGTGCCGGTTGTTACCGTATGTTCACTGAACTCTATCCGCGATTTCTTGATCTGGATTTTGAGATACAATATTATGCTCAGTTCCTGTATGAAAGAATAAATAACATACGCATAAGCCGACCTCTGGATAAGAAAGTGATCCTACACGAGTCTTGCATGAGTCAGCGCACCAGGGTGAACGAATGGGAAATGAAACTCGTGAGAAAGATTCCTCATTTAGAAGTAACAAAGGGGAGAAACATCTGTTGTGGAGGAACACCAAGACTGACCTTCCCGCAGATGGCCCAGAAGATGGCAGATATCTTCAGAGAAACACTTACAAAAGAGGCTATGGAAGCCAGAGTCGATTATTTGGTGAACATCTGTCAGCTCTGTAGGATGGCCATTTATCCATACATGAGCGAATTTTCATTTTTCCTGAAAGATCTTCCAACCCTGATCAACGAGTCCATGGGAGGGAAAGAATATCAAAATAAATGGGAAAGTTATTGGAAATGTAAAAATATTGACGAGATAATAGAAAAATCCAGAGAGAATTTTGAAGAAAATGGTTTAACAGAGACAGAAATAAGGAGAGTACTACCTTTTATTTTCACTTTTTATGATTAA
- a CDS encoding translation initiation factor IF-2 subunit beta gives MSDDEYLALLERAKQKLPEKIEKHERFSVPEPDVFQEGKTTMIRNFADIADALRREPTHLLQYLLRELGAPGYIEGTRAVFKAKLAENQISDRIRDYTETFVLCSECGRPDTHIVKEGRILLLECEACGAHRPVNVKKVTKVDEKLTLKEGEIYEVLIEDVGRKGDGIARLNEYIIYVPGTVKGTRTKVKINKVAGNVAFASVFMESNR, from the coding sequence ATGTCTGATGATGAGTATTTGGCTCTTCTCGAAAGAGCAAAGCAAAAATTGCCAGAGAAGATCGAAAAACATGAGCGATTTTCAGTTCCGGAACCGGATGTATTTCAGGAAGGAAAGACAACGATGATCAGAAATTTCGCTGATATCGCCGATGCGCTTCGTAGAGAACCGACTCATCTTTTGCAGTATCTTCTCAGGGAGCTTGGTGCCCCTGGTTACATTGAGGGAACGAGAGCGGTATTCAAAGCTAAGTTAGCAGAGAACCAGATCTCCGATAGAATCCGCGATTATACAGAAACCTTCGTGCTGTGTTCGGAATGTGGAAGGCCGGATACTCATATCGTAAAAGAAGGGCGCATTCTCCTTCTTGAGTGCGAAGCCTGCGGCGCTCACAGACCGGTCAATGTTAAGAAGGTTACGAAAGTCGATGAAAAGTTGACTTTGAAGGAAGGAGAGATTTACGAGGTGCTGATTGAGGACGTAGGCAGGAAGGGCGACGGGATTGCCAGACTTAATGAATATATCATCTATGTTCCTGGGACAGTTAAAGGAACAAGAACAAAAGTGAAAATTAACAAGGTCGCTGGAAATGTGGCATTCGCCTCAGTTTTCATGGAATCGAATCGATGA
- the pyrG gene encoding CTP synthase (glutamine hydrolyzing) codes for MKYIFVTGGVLSGLGKGITASSIGRLLKSRGLNVTAIKIDPYLNIDAGTMNPFEHGEVFVLEDGGEVDLDLGNYERFLDIDLTSDHNITTGKVYRAVIDKERMGEYLGKTVQIIPHITNEIKTQIRSVAESTDADICVVELGGTVGDIESMPFLEAVRQMNTELGRGENCLFVHTTLVPVLGTVGEQKTKPTQHSVKELRSIGIQPDVIVARSTQPLEYSIKRKISLFCDVPLEAVISAPDARSIYEVPLILEEQGLTDFLLKRLKLEPRSEDLSDWKEFLQKVLNPSKTITIACVGKYTHLADSYMSHIEAFHHAGAETDTRVNLVFIDSEKIEESGIPVELTQADGILIPGGFGSRGIIGKMIAARYARENNIPFLGVCLGFQIATIEIARNVLGIEKAHSTEFDPETCDPVVDLLPEQRDIKRKGATMRLGAQPVVLQEGSKAFELYGKTLIMERHRHRYEVNPKYIDRLESCGWKFTGKSIDGKRMEVAEFQGHHFFIASQFHPEFKSRPRKPSPLHLGLVKAALKRKYA; via the coding sequence ATGAAGTACATCTTTGTCACCGGTGGTGTCCTGTCTGGTCTAGGAAAAGGAATTACCGCCTCTTCCATCGGCCGCCTTTTGAAATCACGAGGACTGAATGTCACGGCAATAAAGATCGATCCCTATCTGAACATTGATGCAGGAACAATGAATCCGTTCGAACACGGCGAGGTATTTGTTCTTGAAGATGGAGGGGAGGTCGATCTCGATCTCGGCAATTATGAGAGATTTCTTGATATTGATCTGACAAGCGATCATAATATCACGACTGGCAAAGTTTACAGAGCAGTGATCGATAAGGAGAGAATGGGGGAATATCTCGGAAAAACTGTTCAGATTATTCCGCATATCACGAATGAAATCAAGACACAGATCAGAAGTGTGGCCGAGTCGACTGATGCAGATATTTGCGTTGTGGAATTAGGTGGTACGGTCGGTGACATTGAATCAATGCCTTTTTTGGAAGCGGTCAGGCAAATGAACACAGAACTGGGACGTGGGGAAAACTGTCTCTTCGTGCATACCACACTTGTCCCCGTCCTGGGCACGGTCGGAGAGCAAAAGACCAAGCCAACACAACATTCAGTAAAAGAATTGCGGTCTATTGGTATTCAACCGGATGTCATTGTTGCGAGGTCAACACAGCCACTCGAATACTCAATTAAGAGAAAGATCTCCCTTTTTTGCGACGTTCCACTTGAAGCCGTCATTTCGGCACCCGATGCGAGGTCAATTTACGAGGTTCCGCTAATCCTAGAAGAACAGGGACTTACTGATTTCCTTCTCAAAAGATTAAAACTCGAGCCGAGATCAGAGGATCTGTCCGATTGGAAGGAATTCCTTCAGAAGGTGTTGAATCCTTCGAAGACGATTACAATTGCATGTGTTGGGAAGTACACGCATCTTGCTGATTCTTACATGAGTCATATTGAGGCTTTCCATCATGCAGGGGCCGAAACTGATACAAGGGTCAACCTCGTCTTTATAGACTCTGAAAAAATTGAGGAATCTGGTATTCCAGTAGAATTGACCCAGGCAGATGGTATTCTCATTCCCGGTGGATTTGGAAGTAGAGGGATAATCGGCAAAATGATTGCCGCAAGATATGCGCGCGAGAATAACATTCCTTTCTTAGGCGTTTGCCTCGGTTTCCAGATTGCAACAATTGAGATCGCAAGGAATGTGCTCGGCATTGAAAAGGCACACAGCACAGAATTCGACCCAGAGACATGTGATCCCGTTGTCGATTTGCTACCAGAACAACGGGATATTAAGAGGAAAGGAGCGACAATGCGGTTGGGTGCTCAGCCAGTTGTCCTGCAGGAAGGATCAAAAGCTTTTGAACTGTACGGAAAGACGCTCATTATGGAAAGGCATCGGCACAGGTACGAGGTCAATCCAAAATACATTGACAGATTGGAGAGCTGTGGATGGAAATTTACAGGCAAATCGATCGACGGAAAAAGAATGGAAGTGGCTGAATTTCAGGGTCATCATTTCTTCATCGCATCACAATTCCACCCGGAATTCAAATCAAGGCCTAGAAAACCTTCACCACTTCATCTAGGGTTGGTCAAAGCCGCGCTGAAAAGAAAGTATGCCTGA
- a CDS encoding metallophosphoesterase family protein — MKFLVISDIHGRERVISWVNRLTEERKADGIIVLGDITQFGPADWAGHFLSSLRSPTYAIPGNCDPHEVIQWIDRSAILLHAKKVRLGNEILVGFGGSNPTIFHTPFELQEEEIEEELRKISEKGMILVTHTPPYGINDMVPSGRHVGSTAIKKIVEEFEPKVVLSGHVHEAWGIERINSTLYVNPGAAKDSRAALLILDDEPKAELIALSL; from the coding sequence ATGAAGTTCCTCGTCATATCTGATATTCATGGTCGTGAACGCGTCATTAGCTGGGTAAATAGGCTTACAGAAGAGAGAAAGGCAGATGGAATCATCGTTCTCGGAGACATCACGCAATTCGGGCCAGCCGATTGGGCAGGACATTTTCTGAGTTCACTGAGATCGCCAACCTACGCGATTCCAGGCAATTGTGATCCGCATGAGGTAATCCAATGGATTGACCGATCGGCCATTCTTTTGCATGCAAAGAAAGTCAGACTGGGAAACGAAATCTTAGTAGGATTCGGGGGATCTAATCCGACAATTTTCCACACACCTTTTGAATTACAAGAAGAGGAGATCGAAGAGGAATTGAGGAAGATTTCAGAAAAAGGTATGATTTTGGTGACTCACACGCCGCCATATGGAATTAACGATATGGTTCCATCCGGTAGACACGTTGGAAGCACCGCGATTAAGAAAATCGTCGAAGAATTTGAGCCGAAGGTTGTTCTCTCAGGTCACGTCCACGAAGCTTGGGGAATTGAAAGAATTAACAGTACATTATATGTCAATCCAGGTGCGGCAAAGGATTCCCGGGCAGCATTGCTGATCCTTGATGATGAGCCTAAAGCGGAACTAATTGCATTGTCTCTTTGA
- a CDS encoding ferritin-like domain-containing protein has translation MSKEEILKLLNQALELEHGAYVQYLSHAEVVDGINAEPIIERLKEIANDEKAHQEKFRTLIGLLGGVPSMGTAETHPAKDIKGILEQNLKDEKMAVDTYRAILEKLKKEKIKYYDYLLEHDIRHILMEEQQHITELELLLGTQGSSY, from the coding sequence ATGTCTAAGGAGGAAATTTTGAAACTACTGAACCAGGCTCTTGAATTGGAGCACGGTGCCTATGTGCAGTATCTCAGTCATGCGGAAGTGGTTGACGGGATTAATGCGGAGCCGATAATTGAACGACTCAAGGAGATAGCCAACGATGAGAAAGCCCATCAAGAAAAATTCAGAACCCTGATAGGATTACTCGGTGGCGTCCCAAGCATGGGTACTGCGGAAACACATCCTGCAAAGGACATCAAGGGAATACTAGAACAGAACCTCAAAGATGAAAAAATGGCTGTTGATACATACAGGGCGATTCTCGAGAAACTCAAGAAAGAGAAGATTAAATACTACGATTATCTGCTTGAACATGATATCCGTCACATTTTGATGGAAGAGCAGCAACACATTACGGAATTGGAGCTATTGCTTGGAACACAAGGTAGCAGCTATTAG